In Clostridium sp., one DNA window encodes the following:
- a CDS encoding SpaA isopeptide-forming pilin-related protein: protein MRKKKFLSIAVSLLFVLQIFISSAPLKSVKADTSTFPLVTENTSTSQGENGGGTEISNETATDQDGSVTQEESTPAVPGDSDNTAQQGTEQETEGTNGGSENGAQQEETGSQQNADQDSNTSQSEGNTTKEPEQNSTTQDSGTTVGQTETPAPKEPADSDPAATPTVIEFPFIIGGILTDGTGKDISAETDVDKSSDVNINYDFSISEDVAKGTSYSIQLTDQIKLKDVSGEVKDSKDAVIGSISADPASNKVTVTFTAEVKSGTSGKLSISGQFNKDKIGNSNPVSVSIGKTSVNVNFKQEEAEQQNSAEKPDEEVQAKPGDKAADAVIAPQAEPKDITESFPFITGVSIKDANGNDLGNDVDKTSEIHANYTWSIPNTVAVNPGDYYTMQLPEQIHIVAPINQPITDNDGAKVADMHVDTSGLVTLTFTDYPSTHSNVNGYFYVDCHFKESAIGNLNPENINFTIPGIAAVPVSVNFVQPTDASFTKSEHYNKSTDEITWTITANSEKIQADNATITDTIKSEEGQVFIPGSITINNSGVGDTYYYDDTKALIFNLGNITDEQTITYKTSVKDFLASQLQGTYNFNNTADFSYDDYKGAPHTKNVNAGTVSVTVTYISKTGSYDSASKRINWTITVNEDSKTINNAVVTDVVPEGLTVTPGSISVKNENDIPLTPDYSGNITFNLGNITGKVTITYSTNVDTSVYNSNGSQTYTNNATFTGNGFTLGTSGHGVGVSSTIVHKQGSGYDASNGIITWTITVNGNKTNVAAGAVVTDDIPVGQTYLSGSAKLDGISIGDSGYTAAPGGDTNKTGTFVYTFADAFSDTHTITLQTQVTDPTHYKANYSGTYSNTVNLKAGAINQDDTGTQQVTSNVITKTGEDYNYATRETTWKIVINKNEIPITNTVVTDVIPEGQEYVADSANLNDNPIDDSAVNNPQTTRLFKYSFAGTITDTYTITFRTKLTNLNIFNTSGDKILENTAAITGNEIPSDGDVESKGIQTVKNSVISKTSSYNNGNNYIDWTVKTNANWSIPLSGATITDTLQNGLSLDTDTVKLYSATVNSDGTLTQGSEILLDSSNVAYNPDTRLFTFTFPENAGNEAFILNFRTYTTKTGNFTNSVTFSGSNINQSSSATQNGVWFSTGGGGATGEIGSITVVKVGDDDTTPLSGAVFQLLDQYGNVKETSAPTGDDGSAIFDNLKYDINYSIKEITAPIGYNLSSDIHTFKVNDGDDDQKNITYNYVDEILKGNIQFYKTGTDGAIQGAEFKLYKNTDTDFSNPIVTATSESDGLVQFSDIPYGKYIIKETKAPAGYSISNQVLKADLTVIIANGQTVNTDIFIFPDSKLKGSIKITKIDASTRIAIPGVTMAIFDSNKQQTGNPKITGEDGTVQFDNLVYGNYFYKEISAPDNYVLDSTYHPFSVETETTQESPQKITFENQKIKGGMEITKTDASTSAPVPGATITVYTSDGQPVGSGVEGTTGEDGKVVFENLTYGEYYFVETNAPEGYLLNPDQHPFSISENGVIVKDTLTDTKIRGSIVFTKTDEGGNPLSGVEFKLYKADDTAFETPIKTAASDVNGFVQFTDVEYGSYVIKETAASDESYVLSTKTLSATIGDNDNGETITLDPYTNVKKKGTVTIKKTDANGNSLSGAVFVLYDSTGYKTGEAVSGDDGTAVFTNVVYGQYSVKEIKAPAGYNLSSEEAISVNVSEDGKTYDLGSIENTRITGGIEISKTDISTSAPVPGATITVYTSDGQPVGSGVEGTTGEDGKVVFENLTYGEYYFVETNAPEGYLLNQDKHPFNIKENGVILRDSLTDTRITGSIEISKSDFSTQGTVPGATITIYRDSALTDVVDSKITGADGKVVFDGLPYGHYYFKETGAPEGYKLNTDVHEFDISENAKNVKDSITDEKISDNSFNIELTADPKSITGDGKSTSTLTAKVVDADNKPVPGVTVDFSAPNGSFPEGSSAVTDENGEACVVFKSDKIEGIEEKKIPVTAVVNDPEHGLNSKDQIDITFEPGSIKGAVVDNETGNPIAGATVVVKKDFDGDGTIDFKSEVTTSSDGKYEIAVPKGDVEYDVEITVPVQINGKTEDKTFIQKSNPGEIAGNSYDSEKTAAGIVLLKNPDGETAGYFKDYGNITIDVPEIGQQVDIGSDGTFQVGGLEKDREYNFNIVYNFDNGEEIIIGTIHVKMDSDGQMRIDPEPTLIDPYGLVTDSVSSDKIPDADIKLYYADTERNRESGKTPDTLVQLPGLEGFPPADNANPQSSDEDGNYAFMVYPNTDYYIVATKPGYETKTTETISVNDAIVRHDIPMTPISSGGAGGGGSASIQGTVNVNKTDKSGNPLKGAEFTLINSKGNSVKTAVTDENGLAEFTKVNPGKYTVKETKAPSGYSISDKILSVEINQSKVYDLGTVQDAKEEGSTPVVPPVQPTPEEPEQPGENPDEGNKPDQPNQPGNNSGESKNPAKGSSQPGKQGGNNGIQNGQKNSSLENGMDSKLPKTGSIIDTSVLAVLGILLVLSGAVLVFKRKKSY from the coding sequence GTGAGAAAGAAAAAATTTTTATCAATTGCGGTATCACTTCTGTTTGTGCTGCAGATTTTTATTTCTTCTGCGCCTTTAAAAAGTGTAAAGGCAGATACTTCCACATTTCCACTTGTAACAGAAAATACTTCAACGTCACAGGGTGAGAATGGAGGTGGTACTGAAATTTCCAACGAAACTGCTACTGATCAAGATGGGTCAGTGACACAGGAAGAAAGTACACCGGCAGTTCCAGGTGATTCGGACAATACTGCACAGCAGGGTACTGAGCAGGAAACTGAAGGAACAAATGGAGGTTCTGAAAATGGAGCACAGCAGGAAGAAACAGGCAGCCAGCAGAACGCCGACCAGGATTCCAATACATCCCAATCAGAAGGCAATACTACCAAAGAGCCTGAACAGAACAGTACAACTCAGGACTCAGGTACAACTGTTGGACAAACTGAAACTCCGGCACCGAAAGAACCGGCCGATTCTGATCCGGCAGCCACTCCTACTGTAATAGAATTTCCATTTATAATAGGAGGTATTCTTACAGACGGGACAGGTAAAGATATCAGTGCTGAAACAGATGTGGACAAGAGTTCTGATGTCAACATCAATTATGATTTTTCGATTTCGGAAGATGTAGCTAAAGGTACTTCCTACAGTATTCAGCTCACAGACCAGATCAAGCTTAAAGATGTCAGTGGTGAAGTCAAAGATTCCAAGGATGCTGTAATAGGTTCAATAAGTGCAGATCCGGCTTCAAACAAGGTAACTGTCACTTTTACTGCTGAAGTGAAGAGCGGTACATCAGGTAAATTGTCCATAAGTGGGCAGTTTAACAAGGACAAGATAGGAAACAGCAATCCTGTATCCGTCAGTATTGGAAAGACTTCAGTAAATGTTAATTTCAAACAGGAAGAAGCAGAACAGCAAAATTCTGCTGAAAAGCCGGATGAGGAAGTGCAGGCAAAACCAGGTGATAAGGCAGCTGATGCTGTGATTGCACCTCAGGCTGAGCCTAAGGATATTACAGAATCATTTCCGTTTATTACAGGTGTTAGTATAAAAGATGCCAATGGCAACGATCTGGGTAATGATGTAGACAAAACTTCAGAAATTCATGCTAATTATACCTGGAGTATTCCAAATACAGTAGCTGTTAATCCAGGTGATTATTACACCATGCAGCTGCCGGAGCAGATTCATATTGTAGCACCTATTAATCAGCCGATAACTGATAATGATGGAGCAAAAGTGGCGGATATGCATGTGGATACAAGTGGGCTTGTAACACTCACGTTCACAGATTATCCAAGTACACATTCCAATGTAAACGGATATTTCTATGTGGATTGTCACTTTAAAGAAAGTGCAATAGGCAACTTAAACCCTGAGAATATTAACTTTACAATTCCGGGTATAGCAGCAGTTCCAGTCAGTGTAAACTTTGTACAGCCAACGGATGCATCTTTTACCAAAAGTGAGCATTACAATAAAAGTACAGATGAAATTACATGGACGATAACAGCCAACAGTGAAAAAATACAGGCAGATAATGCTACTATTACGGATACTATAAAAAGTGAGGAAGGCCAGGTATTTATTCCCGGTTCTATTACAATCAATAATTCAGGTGTTGGTGATACCTATTATTACGATGATACTAAAGCACTGATTTTCAATCTTGGAAATATCACTGATGAGCAAACTATAACCTATAAAACTAGTGTAAAAGATTTTCTGGCTTCCCAGTTACAAGGTACCTATAATTTTAACAATACAGCTGATTTTAGCTATGATGATTATAAGGGAGCTCCGCATACCAAAAACGTAAACGCTGGTACTGTTTCAGTAACAGTCACATATATCAGCAAAACTGGAAGCTATGATTCAGCCAGTAAGAGAATAAATTGGACAATTACAGTAAATGAAGATAGTAAGACAATCAACAATGCAGTAGTTACTGATGTTGTTCCTGAAGGACTTACTGTAACTCCGGGTAGTATTTCAGTTAAAAATGAAAATGATATACCTTTGACACCTGACTATTCAGGTAATATTACCTTCAATTTAGGTAATATTACAGGAAAAGTGACAATCACTTATTCAACAAATGTAGATACAAGTGTCTATAATTCCAATGGTAGTCAGACATATACAAATAATGCTACTTTTACAGGAAATGGCTTTACACTTGGAACATCAGGTCATGGTGTTGGAGTTTCATCAACTATCGTTCATAAACAAGGTTCTGGTTATGATGCTTCCAATGGTATAATTACTTGGACAATTACTGTAAATGGTAATAAGACAAATGTTGCTGCTGGTGCAGTGGTTACAGATGATATTCCTGTAGGTCAAACTTATTTATCTGGTTCTGCCAAACTTGATGGAATTTCCATAGGTGATAGTGGATATACAGCAGCACCAGGTGGAGATACGAACAAGACAGGAACTTTTGTATATACTTTTGCCGATGCGTTTTCTGACACACATACTATAACACTTCAGACGCAGGTGACTGATCCAACACATTACAAGGCAAATTACAGTGGTACTTACAGCAATACTGTTAATTTGAAAGCTGGTGCTATAAATCAAGATGATACTGGAACTCAGCAGGTAACCAGTAATGTAATTACAAAGACAGGTGAAGACTATAATTATGCAACAAGAGAAACTACCTGGAAGATCGTAATAAACAAGAATGAAATACCAATAACCAATACAGTAGTTACCGACGTTATTCCGGAAGGACAGGAGTATGTTGCAGATTCTGCAAATCTTAATGACAATCCCATTGACGATAGTGCAGTAAATAATCCACAGACAACAAGATTGTTTAAATATAGTTTTGCTGGTACTATTACTGATACCTATACTATAACTTTTAGGACAAAGCTTACAAACCTGAATATTTTCAATACAAGTGGAGATAAAATATTGGAAAATACTGCAGCTATTACCGGTAATGAAATACCTTCAGATGGTGATGTAGAAAGCAAAGGAATACAGACTGTTAAAAATTCAGTAATTAGCAAGACATCCAGTTATAATAATGGAAATAACTACATTGACTGGACAGTAAAGACCAATGCTAACTGGAGTATTCCACTATCTGGTGCAACTATAACCGATACGTTGCAGAATGGGCTTTCACTGGATACAGATACTGTAAAATTGTATAGTGCCACTGTGAATTCTGATGGAACTCTTACACAAGGATCTGAAATTCTACTTGATTCTTCTAACGTGGCATACAATCCTGATACTAGATTGTTCACATTTACTTTCCCTGAGAATGCAGGTAATGAAGCTTTCATTCTGAATTTCAGGACATATACAACCAAGACAGGGAACTTTACAAATTCAGTTACATTTAGTGGAAGCAATATAAATCAAAGTTCAAGTGCTACTCAAAATGGTGTATGGTTTTCAACCGGCGGCGGCGGTGCCACAGGAGAAATAGGGAGTATTACCGTTGTAAAAGTTGGAGATGATGATACTACACCACTTTCGGGAGCAGTATTTCAGCTTCTGGATCAGTATGGAAATGTGAAGGAGACTTCTGCTCCTACAGGAGATGATGGCTCAGCCATTTTTGACAACTTGAAATACGATATAAACTACAGCATCAAGGAGATAACTGCCCCTATAGGATACAATTTAAGCAGTGATATTCATACTTTTAAGGTTAATGATGGTGACGATGATCAGAAGAATATCACTTATAATTATGTAGATGAAATACTGAAAGGCAATATACAGTTCTATAAAACAGGTACTGACGGAGCTATTCAAGGAGCAGAATTCAAACTTTACAAAAACACTGATACTGATTTTTCAAATCCAATAGTTACAGCAACGAGTGAAAGTGATGGACTTGTACAGTTTAGTGATATACCATATGGAAAATATATCATTAAAGAAACAAAAGCACCAGCTGGTTACAGTATTTCTAATCAAGTTTTAAAGGCTGATTTAACTGTTATAATAGCAAATGGACAAACTGTAAATACTGATATATTTATTTTCCCTGACTCAAAGCTTAAAGGATCAATTAAGATAACGAAAATAGATGCATCAACCAGAATAGCAATACCGGGGGTTACTATGGCAATTTTTGACAGCAATAAGCAGCAGACAGGAAATCCAAAAATCACTGGAGAAGATGGAACAGTACAGTTTGATAACTTGGTTTATGGAAACTACTTCTATAAAGAAATCAGTGCACCAGATAACTATGTATTAGATAGTACTTATCATCCTTTTAGCGTAGAAACTGAAACTACTCAAGAATCGCCTCAGAAAATAACTTTTGAAAACCAGAAAATAAAGGGTGGAATGGAAATAACAAAGACAGATGCTTCAACTTCAGCACCGGTACCTGGAGCGACCATTACAGTGTACACAAGTGATGGACAGCCAGTAGGGAGTGGAGTAGAAGGAACAACCGGAGAAGATGGAAAAGTAGTATTTGAGAATCTTACTTATGGAGAATACTATTTTGTGGAGACAAATGCACCGGAAGGATACCTGCTGAATCCAGATCAACATCCATTCAGTATCAGTGAAAATGGAGTTATTGTGAAGGATACTTTAACAGATACGAAGATAAGGGGAAGTATAGTATTCACTAAAACTGATGAAGGCGGCAATCCTCTGTCTGGAGTAGAGTTTAAACTTTACAAAGCTGATGATACAGCATTTGAAACTCCTATCAAGACTGCAGCAAGTGATGTAAATGGATTTGTACAGTTTACTGATGTAGAGTATGGTTCATATGTCATAAAAGAGACAGCAGCATCAGATGAAAGTTATGTACTCTCTACTAAAACATTAAGTGCAACTATAGGAGATAATGACAATGGAGAGACTATAACCTTAGATCCATATACTAATGTGAAGAAAAAAGGAACAGTAACTATCAAGAAAACAGATGCAAATGGAAATTCATTATCAGGAGCAGTATTTGTGCTCTATGACAGCACCGGATATAAAACAGGTGAAGCAGTAAGTGGAGATGACGGAACAGCAGTATTTACAAATGTAGTGTATGGACAGTATTCTGTAAAAGAAATAAAAGCTCCAGCAGGATACAATCTTTCCTCTGAGGAAGCAATTTCTGTAAATGTATCTGAAGATGGAAAAACCTATGATCTTGGAAGCATAGAAAATACAAGGATCACAGGCGGCATAGAGATATCAAAGACAGACATTTCGACTTCGGCACCAGTACCTGGAGCAACAATTACAGTGTACACAAGTGATGGACAGCCAGTAGGGAGTGGAGTAGAAGGAACAACCGGAGAAGATGGAAAAGTAGTATTTGAGAATCTTACTTATGGAGAATACTATTTTGTGGAGACAAATGCACCGGAAGGATACCTGCTGAATCAAGACAAACATCCATTCAATATAAAAGAAAACGGAGTTATCCTGAGGGACAGCCTGACGGATACAAGAATTACCGGTAGTATAGAGATATCAAAATCCGATTTTTCTACACAGGGAACTGTACCAGGGGCAACTATTACAATATACAGGGACAGTGCGCTCACCGATGTTGTAGACAGCAAAATAACCGGGGCGGATGGAAAAGTAGTATTTGACGGCCTTCCATATGGACATTATTATTTCAAGGAGACAGGGGCGCCTGAAGGCTATAAGCTCAACACAGATGTACATGAATTTGATATATCTGAGAATGCAAAAAATGTCAAGGACAGTATTACTGACGAGAAGATATCTGACAACAGCTTTAACATTGAGTTAACAGCAGATCCGAAGTCCATTACAGGTGACGGTAAATCAACATCGACTCTTACAGCGAAAGTAGTTGATGCGGACAATAAGCCTGTACCTGGTGTTACTGTTGATTTTTCAGCACCGAACGGAAGTTTCCCTGAGGGCAGTTCTGCAGTCACCGATGAAAATGGTGAAGCATGCGTAGTATTCAAGTCCGATAAAATTGAAGGAATTGAAGAAAAGAAGATACCTGTTACCGCAGTTGTCAATGACCCGGAACACGGACTGAATTCCAAGGATCAAATAGATATTACATTTGAACCGGGCAGCATAAAGGGAGCAGTTGTGGACAATGAAACAGGAAATCCTATAGCTGGAGCTACGGTTGTAGTTAAGAAGGACTTTGATGGTGATGGAACAATAGACTTCAAAAGTGAAGTAACTACATCATCTGACGGCAAATATGAAATTGCCGTTCCAAAGGGAGATGTAGAGTATGATGTCGAGATAACAGTACCTGTACAGATAAATGGAAAGACAGAAGATAAAACGTTCATACAGAAATCAAATCCTGGTGAAATTGCAGGAAATTCCTATGACTCTGAAAAAACTGCAGCAGGTATTGTACTTTTGAAAAATCCTGATGGAGAAACTGCGGGATATTTCAAGGACTATGGCAATATAACCATTGATGTTCCAGAAATTGGACAGCAGGTTGATATCGGAAGTGACGGTACCTTCCAAGTAGGTGGCCTTGAAAAGGACAGGGAATACAACTTCAATATCGTATACAACTTCGATAATGGTGAAGAGATTATTATCGGAACAATTCATGTGAAAATGGATTCTGACGGACAGATGAGGATTGATCCGGAACCTACCCTGATAGATCCATATGGTTTAGTCACTGACAGTGTTAGTAGTGATAAAATACCTGATGCGGATATAAAATTGTACTATGCAGATACCGAGAGAAACAGGGAATCAGGCAAAACTCCCGATACACTTGTACAGCTTCCGGGACTGGAGGGATTCCCTCCTGCAGACAATGCAAACCCGCAGTCCAGTGACGAAGATGGAAACTATGCTTTCATGGTTTATCCGAATACCGATTACTACATTGTTGCAACAAAACCTGGATATGAAACCAAAACAACAGAGACCATTTCTGTAAATGATGCTATAGTAAGGCATGACATACCAATGACTCCTATTTCTTCAGGAGGTGCAGGCGGAGGCGGAAGTGCAAGCATCCAGGGCACGGTGAATGTAAATAAGACGGATAAAAGCGGAAATCCGCTTAAAGGTGCGGAGTTCACGCTGATCAATTCCAAGGGAAATTCAGTGAAGACTGCTGTGACAGATGAAAATGGGCTGGCAGAATTTACCAAGGTAAATCCAGGTAAATATACTGTCAAGGAGACCAAAGCACCTTCTGGTTATTCCATCTCAGATAAAATATTATCTGTAGAGATAAACCAGAGCAAGGTTTATGACCTTGGAACTGTACAGGATGCTAAAGAAGAAGGAAGTACACCTGTTGTACCACCTGTACAGCCTACACCAGAAGAACCGGAACAGCCAGGAGAGAATCCGGATGAAGGTAATAAACCGGATCAGCCAAATCAGCCGGGTAACAACTCAGGAGAAAGTAAAAATCCGGCAAAGGGGTCTTCACAGCCAGGTAAACAGGGTGGAAACAATGGCATACAAAACGGGCAGAAAAATTCATCTCTGGAAAATGGCATGGATTCAAAACTTCCTAAAACGGGAAGTATCATAGACACGTCGGTATTGGCTGTATTGGGAATATTGCTTGTTCTTTCAGGAGCTGTACTCGTGTTTAAGAGAAAAAAATCATATTGA
- a CDS encoding response regulator — translation MKAVVVEDEKPILKLMEMFINRNKYLEVIGGYTDSREALDGIFKLSPDVVFVDIEMPYINGVELAKQVKNFDEDIQIVFVTAYERYALQAFEVDAVNYILKPITEEDINTTVKRLLKNYGRRKNISAKIRKNEILCLGGFKVYGSSGNEIVRWSTSKVQELFAYFICNRGEETDRWNLCDMLWPDSPPKNAEHNLYSTIYRLKNVLKNVGIYNVIYYKSGNYSVDFTEFRCDAWDFEDFIEIHIEADSKNIGDYVDAVNLYKGILFGNEDYVWNNELNEKLLRYYLLEVKNIARYYMKEKSYNKSEEYLKKAISKNPFDEEAYELMMKVYFYRGDKVALMKCYDELNAMFKDELHIEPKEATERLYKALLMKL, via the coding sequence ATGAAAGCTGTAGTTGTAGAAGATGAAAAGCCTATTCTGAAATTGATGGAAATGTTTATCAACAGGAATAAATATCTGGAGGTAATAGGTGGATATACTGACTCAAGAGAAGCACTTGACGGTATATTCAAGCTTTCGCCGGATGTTGTCTTTGTGGATATAGAGATGCCGTATATAAATGGTGTGGAACTTGCAAAACAGGTGAAAAATTTTGATGAAGATATACAGATAGTATTTGTTACTGCCTATGAAAGATATGCCCTGCAGGCCTTTGAAGTCGATGCTGTGAACTATATCCTGAAGCCAATTACGGAAGAGGATATCAATACGACGGTAAAAAGACTTTTGAAAAATTACGGCAGGAGAAAAAACATTTCAGCTAAAATCAGAAAAAATGAAATACTCTGCCTTGGAGGTTTTAAAGTATATGGAAGTTCTGGAAATGAAATTGTCAGGTGGTCAACTTCAAAAGTCCAGGAGCTATTTGCATATTTCATATGCAACAGAGGAGAAGAGACCGACAGATGGAATCTCTGTGATATGCTCTGGCCGGATTCTCCGCCCAAAAATGCAGAACACAATCTGTACAGTACAATATACAGACTGAAGAATGTCTTGAAAAATGTCGGCATATATAATGTGATCTACTATAAAAGTGGAAATTACAGTGTGGATTTTACAGAATTCAGATGCGATGCCTGGGATTTTGAAGACTTTATTGAAATCCATATTGAAGCTGACAGCAAAAATATAGGTGATTATGTTGATGCTGTAAATTTGTATAAGGGTATTTTATTTGGAAATGAAGATTATGTCTGGAACAATGAATTGAATGAAAAGCTTTTGAGATATTATCTGCTTGAAGTTAAAAATATAGCACGATACTATATGAAGGAAAAAAGCTACAACAAATCGGAGGAATATCTGAAGAAGGCAATTTCAAAAAATCCTTTTGATGAAGAAGCTTATGAGCTGATGATGAAAGTTTATTTTTATCGTGGTGACAAGGTTGCATTGATGAAATGTTATGATGAACTGAATGCCATGTTTAAAGATGAACTGCATATAGAGCCGAAGGAAGCAACAGAAAGGCTTTACAAAGCTTTGCTTATGAAATTATAG
- the pflB gene encoding formate C-acetyltransferase — MRNQWENFKTGKWTEGIDVRNFIQKNYTPYTGDEGFLTAPTGRTKRVWEKSEKLILEEIKKGGVLDVDTKTVSGIDSFEPGYIDRPNEVIFGLQTDAPLKRMVNPFGGIRMAQQALDAYGYKVDDKMQHIFTKYRKTHNEAVFDAYNEEMRTARHVGLLTGLPDAYGRGRIIGDFRRIALYGIDYLIEQKKDDLKDLKGDMTESIIRQREEVAEQIKALKKMKSMASRYGIDISNPAANAAEAVQFTYFGYLAGIKENNGAAMSLGRVSTFLDIYIERDLKKGIIDEQGTQELIDQFIIKLRLERHLRTPEYNEIFAGDPNWVTESIGGMGIDGRTLVTKNSYRFLNTLTNLGPAPEPNMTVLWSQDLPNSFKKYCSRMSIETDALQYENDDIMRPVYGDDYAIACCVSAMAVGKQMQFFGARCNLAKSLLYAINGGVDEKKFQKVVPHIEKMEDEILDYEKVKKNYFKVMAYVAKLYVNTLNLIHYMHDKYAYEAGLMALHDTEVHRFLACGIAGLSVAADSLSAIKYAKVRPVRDEHGIAVDFEVEGDFPKYGNDDDRVDDMAVEIVNRFIGELRKTKTYRDAEHTLSALTITSNVMYGKKTGTTPDGRKAGEPLAPGANPMHGRDREGALASLNSVAKIPYRSVCQDGVSNTFSIIPDALGKDENNRINNLVSILDGYFYKGAHHLNVNVMNRETLLDAVDNPEKYPTLTIRVSGYAVHFVKLTREQQMEVIHRTFHARV, encoded by the coding sequence ATGCGAAATCAGTGGGAAAATTTTAAGACTGGAAAATGGACAGAAGGTATCGACGTCAGAAATTTTATACAGAAAAACTACACACCTTATACTGGAGATGAAGGTTTTTTAACAGCTCCTACCGGGAGGACAAAAAGAGTCTGGGAAAAGTCGGAAAAGCTCATTCTTGAGGAAATTAAAAAAGGCGGAGTGCTTGATGTGGATACAAAAACCGTATCCGGCATTGACAGCTTTGAACCGGGATATATAGACAGGCCAAACGAGGTTATCTTCGGACTCCAGACTGATGCACCCCTCAAGAGAATGGTCAACCCTTTCGGAGGTATAAGAATGGCACAGCAGGCTCTTGATGCCTATGGATACAAAGTCGATGATAAAATGCAGCATATATTTACAAAGTACAGAAAGACACATAATGAAGCGGTATTTGATGCATACAATGAAGAGATGAGGACAGCGAGACATGTGGGACTTCTGACAGGGCTTCCAGATGCCTATGGAAGAGGAAGAATAATAGGAGATTTTAGAAGGATAGCATTGTATGGCATCGATTACCTGATAGAACAGAAGAAAGATGATCTGAAGGACCTGAAGGGAGATATGACCGAGAGCATTATAAGACAGAGGGAAGAAGTTGCAGAGCAGATAAAGGCACTCAAGAAGATGAAAAGTATGGCATCGCGTTATGGAATTGATATTTCAAATCCTGCGGCAAACGCAGCAGAAGCTGTTCAATTCACCTATTTTGGATATCTTGCAGGTATAAAGGAAAATAACGGTGCGGCAATGTCTCTTGGAAGAGTTTCCACATTCCTGGACATATATATTGAAAGAGATTTGAAAAAGGGTATTATAGATGAACAGGGCACACAGGAGCTTATAGACCAGTTTATAATCAAGCTCAGACTTGAAAGGCATCTCAGGACTCCTGAATACAATGAGATCTTTGCAGGAGATCCAAACTGGGTTACAGAATCAATAGGCGGTATGGGAATAGACGGAAGAACTCTGGTCACAAAAAATTCCTACAGGTTCCTGAACACCCTTACAAATCTTGGACCTGCTCCCGAGCCGAACATGACGGTATTGTGGTCCCAGGACCTCCCGAATTCATTTAAGAAGTACTGTAGCAGGATGTCAATAGAGACAGATGCCCTGCAGTATGAAAATGATGATATAATGAGGCCCGTATACGGAGACGATTATGCCATAGCATGCTGTGTGTCGGCCATGGCTGTAGGAAAACAGATGCAGTTCTTCGGTGCAAGGTGCAATCTTGCAAAATCACTTCTCTATGCTATAAACGGCGGTGTTGATGAAAAGAAATTCCAGAAGGTGGTTCCGCATATAGAAAAGATGGAGGATGAAATACTTGACTACGAAAAGGTGAAGAAAAATTACTTCAAGGTAATGGCATATGTAGCCAAATTGTACGTAAATACTTTGAATCTGATTCACTACATGCATGACAAATATGCCTACGAGGCAGGGCTCATGGCACTTCACGATACGGAGGTGCACAGATTTCTTGCCTGCGGAATAGCAGGACTTTCCGTGGCTGCAGATTCACTCAGTGCAATAAAATATGCAAAGGTAAGACCTGTAAGGGACGAGCATGGAATAGCCGTGGACTTCGAGGTAGAAGGCGATTTTCCCAAATACGGGAATGACGATGACAGGGTGGATGACATGGCAGTTGAAATAGTAAACAGGTTTATAGGTGAACTCCGAAAAACAAAGACCTACAGAGATGCAGAACATACGTTGTCTGCTCTTACAATAACCTCCAATGTAATGTATGGCAAGAAAACCGGCACCACGCCTGATGGAAGAAAAGCAGGAGAACCACTTGCTCCAGGTGCAAATCCTATGCATGGCAGGGACAGGGAAGGTGCACTTGCATCCCTGAATTCTGTAGCCAAGATACCGTACAGATCCGTATGTCAGGATGGTGTGTCAAATACATTTTCAATAATTCCAGATGCCCTTGGAAAGGATGAAAACAACAGGATAAATAATCTTGTTTCCATTCTGGACGGATATTTTTACAAGGGAGCACATCATCTGAATGTAAATGTAATGAACAGGGAGACACTTCTGGATGCAGTGGATAATCCGGAAAAATATCCTACACTTACCATAAGGGTTTCAGGATATGCAGTTCATTTTGTAAAGCTTACGAGAGAACAGCAGATGGAAGTAATACACAGAACCTTCCATGCACGGGTATAG